Proteins from a genomic interval of Choristoneura fumiferana chromosome 12, NRCan_CFum_1, whole genome shotgun sequence:
- the Fadd gene encoding fas-associated death domain protein, with protein sequence MVRILYNPLYTDNSQRMVSPEYVKLKDLITLKVGMSEMHSSVIQAMKVLYKKQINSIRRFEQIETVGQLLKVLEKRDVLSEEDILPLKVLAQQLPYNTDILKDIAEYEESYAPRKPLNQYVVKKEQQVVEQNEPPAVVGKYSSFRDGLSDARRDRVIETVTEEIGPYWRNLARYLGIHEYKIDEIQCLSITQAEKAMQIMEIYRARADRQKWFFDLMDALEKAHRRDLSDTIKKIATMNI encoded by the exons ATGGTGCGTATTCTATATAATCCATTGTATACCGATAATTCCCAAAGAATGGTATCGCCCGAGTATGTAAAACTTAAAGATTTGATCACGCTCAAGGTTGGTATGAGCGAAATGCACAGTTCAGTAATACAAGCAATGAAAGTTTTATACAAGAAACAAATCAATTCCATTAGAAGATTTGAGCAAATTGAAACAGTTGGTCAACTATTGAAGGTACTGGAGAAAAGAGATGTGCTATCTGAAGAAGATATTCTGCCGTTAAAAGTATTGGCACAGCAGCTTCCCTACAACACTGATATTCTTAAAGATATTGCGGAGTATGAGGAATCTTATGCGCCCAGAAAACCTTTGAATCAGTATG TTGTCAAGAAAGAACAACAAGTTGTGGAACAAAATGAACCACCAGCAGTTGTTGGGAAATACAGCTCATTTCGGGATGGTTTAAGTGATGCCCGACGAGACAGGGTAATAGAAACTGTAACCGAAGAAATCGGCCCATACTGGCGAAATCTAGCCAGATATCTAGGCATACATGAATATAAGATTGATGAAATACAGTGTCTAAGTATAACACAAGCTGAGAAGGCAATGCAAATAATGGAAATTTACAGGGCAAGAGCTGACCGTCAAAAATGGTTTTTTGATCTAATGGATGCACTAGAAAAAGCTCACAGGCGAGACTTGagtgatacaattaaaaaaatagcaacAATGAACATTTGA
- the LOC141433363 gene encoding glycine dehydrogenase (decarboxylating), mitochondrial, with product MHRLLKRGVVAGKVLNGYKSPNPWKGTRCLTTQDAKADNLFPERVDFPSRHIGPRGQDVVTMLDLLGYKSLDQLTDDAVPKQIQMKGLMNISEPMSEYDLIKRASKIAENNQIWRSYIGMGYHNCCVPHTIMRNMFENPGWTTQYTPYQPEIAQGRLEGLLNYQTMVSDLTGLDVANASLLDEGTAAAEALSLCHRHNKRNKFVVSERLHPQTLAVVQTRLDALGLEVIVVPDVRQVDFAQRDISAVLLQCPDTRGLVYDYSGLAAAAQEHGTLVVVATDLLAMALLRPPAECGAALAVGTSQRLGVPLGYGGPHAGFFAAEHALVRLMPGRMVGVTRDAAGRDAYRLALQTREQHIRRDKATSNICTAQALLANISAMYAVYHGSQGLRDIATRVHNATLVLDQGIRQRGHKQSNDVYFDTLHVVPLSTHDASAIKTRAEKKKINLRYFDDGAVGVALDETTNMQDVDDLLWIFDCQGVDEVLQSSEVVRSRSVLKGPFKRTSPYLTHPVFNMHHSETRLVRYMKRLENKDISLVHSMIPLGSCTMKLNSTTEMMPCSFKNFIDIHPFAPLDQCEGYHTLFEELANDLCAITGYDRVSFQPNSGAQGEYAGLRTIKRYHEYRGDTGRNICLIPVSAHGTNPASAHMAGMLVCAIRVTPSGDIDMEHLKDKVEEHSKKLSCLMLTYPSTFGVFEERAADVCALVHKHGGQVYLDGANMNAQVGLCRPGDYGSDVSHLNLHKTFCIPHGGGGPGMGPIGVKAHLAPFLPSHPVVDPLADLGDAAHSFGSVSAAPFGSSAILPISWAYIKMMGPKGLKRATQVAILNANYMSRRLDGHYKTLYKGERGLVAHEFIIDVRDLKKTANIEPVDIAKRLMDFGFHAPTMSWPVAGTLMIEPTESEDLQEMDRFCDALITIRKEIKDIEDGLMDKRLNPLKMAPHTQEEVIAEDWSRPYSRAQAAFPAPFVKGETKIWPTVGRIDDMYGDKHLVCTCPPVLDDF from the exons atgcacagATTACTGAAACGAGGCGTGGTCGCTGGGAAGGTTCTAAATGGTTATAAATCGCCAAATCCTTGGAAGGGGACCCGCTGTTTGACGACCCAGGATGCTAAGGCTGACAATTTGTTCCCGGAGCGCGTTGATTTCCCGAGCAGGCACATCGGGCCCAGAGGACAGGATGTTGTGACCATGCTGGATTTGTTGGGGTACAAG AGTTTGGACCAATTAACGGATGATGCAGTACCTAAACAAATCCAGATGAAAGGCCTCATGAACATATCTGAGCCTATGA gTGAATATGATCTGATTAAAAGAGCAAGTAAAATAGCAGAAAACAATCAAATTTGGCGTTCTTACATTGGCATGGGCTATCATAATTGTTGTGTCCCGCATACCATCATGAGGAATATGTTCGAAAATCCTGGCTG GACCACTCAGTACACTCCCTATCAACCTGAAATAGCACAAGGGAGATTAGAAGGGCTTCTTAATTACCAAACAATGGTTAGTGATCTCACTGGGCTGGATGTCGCTAACGCATCTTTACTTGACGAAGGCACAGCAGCAGCCGAAGCATTATCTTTATGTCACAG GCACAACAAAAGAAACAAGTTCGTAGTGTCTGAACGTCTGCATCCTCAAACTTTGGCAGTAGTACAAACGCGTCTGGATGCCCTAGGCTTGGAAGTGATTGTTGTCCCAGACGTACGTCAGGTGGATTTCGCGCAAAGGGACATTTCTGCTGTCCTGTTACAATGCCCCGATACTAGGGGCTTAGTTTATGACTATTCTGGATTAGCTGCTGCTGCTCAGGAACATGGG ACATTAGTTGTAGTGGCAACAGATCTGCTAGCAATGGCACTGCTTAGACCTCCAGCGGAATGTGGGGCCGCCCTCGCTGTTGGCACTTCCCAACGTTTGGGAGTCCCGCTGGGCTATGGTGGTCCTCATGCTGGCTTCTTCGCAGCCGAACACGCGCTGGTACGCCTTATGCCTGGTCGTATGGTGGGTGTGACCAGAGATGCCGCAGGAAGAGATGCCTACAG GTTAGCACTTCAGACCAGAGAGCAACACATTCGACGCGACAAAGCCACTTCGAACATCTGCACTGCCCAGGCGCTTCTTGCGAACATCTCTGCTATGTATGCAGTCTACCACGGATCTCAAGGCTTGAGAGATATTGCAACTCGCGTTCACAATGCCACGCTCGTCCTTGATCAAG GAATTCGGCAACGAGGTCATAAACAATCTAATGACGTATACTTTGATACGCTTCACGTTGTACCTCTGTCTACTCACGATGCGAGTGCCATTAAAACGCGAGCTGAAAAAAAGAAGATCAATCTTCGGTACTTCGATGACGGTGCCGTAGGTGTTGCATTAGATGAGACTACAAACATGCAAGATGTTGATGATCTGTTATGGATTTTTGATTGCCAAGGAGTTGACGAG GTATTGCAAAGTAGCGAGGTTGTAAGAAGTCGCAGCGTGCTAAAGGGCCCTTTCAAAAGAACATCTCCGTACCTGACTCATCCCGTTTTTAATATGCATCACTCCGAAACAAGGCTAGTGCGGTACATGAAACGTTTGGAGAATAAGGACATTTCTCTGGTTCATTCGATGATACCTTTG GGCTCCTGCACCATGAAACTAAATTCTACAACGGAGATGATGCCTTGCTCCTTCAAGAACTTTATTGACATCCATCCATTTGCGCCACTAGACCAGTGTGAGGGCTACCACACATTGTTTGAAGAGTTAGCCAACGATCTATGCGCTATCACCGGTTACGACAGAGTCTCATTCCAACCAAACAG TGGAGCTCAAGGAGAATATGCCGGCTTACGAACGATAAAGCGCTACCACGAATATCGAGGCGACACGGGACGCAATATCTGCTTAATCCCCGTGAGCGCGCACGGAACCAACCCTGCATCAGCGCATATGGCCGGCATGCTTGTGTGCGCGATCCGTGTCACGCCTTCTGGCGACATTGATATGGAACACCTTAAGGACAAG GTGGAGGAGCACAGTAAAAAGCTCTCGTGTCTGATGTTAACGTACCCCAGTACGTTCGGCGTGTTCGAGGAACGCGCGGCTGACGTATGCGCGTTAGTTCACAAACACGGGGGACAAGTGTACCTCGACGGAGCTAATATGAATGCTCAG gtTGGCTTATGTCGACCGGGTGACTACGGTAGCGACGTGTCTCATCTTAACTTACACAAGACATTCTGCATTCCTCACGGAGGCGGTGGACCTGGTATGGGTCCGATTGGAGT TAAAGCTCACCTCGCCCCATTCCTGCCGTCTCACCCCGTTGTCGACCCATTAGCGGACTTAGGGGATGCGGCGCATAGTTTTGGATCAGTGAGCGCTGCACCGTTTGGATCCTCAGCCATTCTTCCTATATCATGGGCCTATATCAAA ATGATGGGACCGAAGGGATTAAAACGTGCGACGCAAGTAGCCATTCTTAATGCCAACTACATGTCTCGGCGACTCGACGGCCATTACAAAACTTTGTACAAGGGCGAGAGGGGCTTGGTGGCACATGAATTCATCATAGACGTGCGTGATCTCAAGAAAACTGCTAATATCGAACCTGTTGACATTGCTAAACGTCTTATGGACTTTG GTTTTCATGCACCCACTATGTCATGGCCCGTCGCTGGGACTCTTATGATAGAGCCAACCGAATCCGAGGATCTTCAAGAAATGGACCGGTTCTGCGATGCGCTGATTACCATTaggaaagaaataaaagatATCGAAGATGGACTCATGGATAAACGGCTTAACCCGTTGAAG ATGGCACCCCATACACAAGAAGAAGTAATAGCTGAAGACTGGAGTAGGCCATACAGTCGTGCTCAAGCTGCTTTCCCGGCT ccaTTTGTAAAGGGCGAGACTAAGATTTGGCCAACAGTCGGCCGCATAGACGACATGTATGGCGACAAGCATCTAGTTTGCACTTGCCCACCTGTGCTCGATGACTTTTAA